In Gemmatimonadota bacterium, a genomic segment contains:
- a CDS encoding VOC family protein: MKIQDIRHVGLLSPVIATHARFYLEVWGLQSAGEDRHARYLRGALTEHHILSLHQAERCGLHHLAFRVDGREAVDAAATELERRGITLLAHPDDLDEPGGGYGLRFLDPENRCIELSTGVAEHPNGWSARKVGPRQLCHVGLNTRWFEQTVAFYTEILGFRISDWIENQMVFLRCDRRHHVIVFNRADYASVNHVAYVMANVDDVMKGVSNLRAQGQEPDWGPGRHGPGNNIFCYYKDPAGYVNEFSSDIEYIEDDATHKPVVWRRVPETADLWGTAGPPSSEVRKAMAGDPDPGWAVKGINAD; encoded by the coding sequence ATGAAGATCCAGGACATCCGGCATGTGGGGTTGCTGTCACCGGTGATCGCGACCCATGCCAGGTTCTACCTCGAGGTCTGGGGACTCCAATCGGCCGGAGAAGACCGGCACGCACGATATCTCCGCGGAGCGTTGACCGAGCATCACATTCTCAGCCTGCATCAAGCGGAACGGTGCGGGCTCCACCACTTAGCCTTCAGGGTTGACGGACGCGAGGCAGTTGACGCGGCGGCAACCGAACTCGAGCGCCGGGGAATTACTCTGCTGGCGCATCCGGACGACCTGGACGAACCCGGCGGCGGATACGGGCTGCGGTTTCTCGACCCCGAAAACCGCTGCATCGAGCTATCGACCGGCGTGGCCGAACACCCGAACGGCTGGTCTGCCAGGAAAGTCGGCCCCCGCCAGCTATGCCACGTGGGTCTCAACACTCGGTGGTTCGAGCAAACCGTGGCGTTCTACACCGAAATTCTCGGGTTTCGGATCTCGGACTGGATTGAGAACCAGATGGTCTTCCTGCGATGCGACCGGAGACATCACGTCATTGTCTTCAATCGTGCAGATTACGCATCGGTCAACCATGTTGCGTACGTGATGGCTAACGTAGATGACGTGATGAAAGGGGTCTCCAACCTGCGTGCCCAGGGGCAGGAACCCGACTGGGGACCGGGACGCCACGGCCCGGGCAACAACATCTTCTGCTACTACAAGGATCCGGCTGGATACGTGAACGAGTTTTCCAGCGACATAGAATACATCGAAGACGACGCAACGCACAAACCTGTGGTGTGGAGACGGGTGCCGGAAACTGCGGACCTCTGGGGTACGGCCGGACCGCCCAGCTCCGAGGTTCGGAAGGCAATGGCCGGCGACCCTGATCCAGGCTGGGCTGTGAAGGGCATCAACGCGGATTGA